A section of the Gallus gallus isolate bGalGal1 chromosome 4, bGalGal1.mat.broiler.GRCg7b, whole genome shotgun sequence genome encodes:
- the FAM198B gene encoding Golgi-associated kinase 1B gives MLFSSCRFTREMTFFDQPGKIKNLLICCLCSPWMLRLWTCRRLRTRRNLLLGTACVIYLGFLVSQVGHVLPQHKGGYETISSRSLQDAMQTAFLGIPLDSTLSAPSFQEPSLGGNGTLVPPNVVYITLRSKRSKPANIRGTVKPKHRKKHAVPLSYGQHFPKATFTGQKEIFFQQLGRDIHAMGAMGAATAPEAKKHQLDILQHKEMAVRERVHQRPGGISGRIKAQPQPEESNIRIYSESSPSWLSKEDILSMRMLADSRIESIQKLPSQKAVLVVFEKGPSTTGTACTQGHCGIIKRPLDMSEVFAFHLDRILGLNRSLPSVSRKSEFFQAGQACPVILWDSSLSPTDNNTHSSVRLTWGKYQQLLKQKCWQNGKVPKDEWGCTEIHHHEWSKMAVFDFLLQIYNRLDRHCCGFRPLKEDSCVQQGLVLRCSDQDAVDLTHIVQRTHDQRHLTFIDNKGFFDRSEDNLNFKILQGINEFPESAVSVLRSQRLREKLLQSLFLDKVYWESQGGRKGIEKLIDVIERRSKILLTYINAHGAKILPMNE, from the exons ATGCTGTTTTCATCATGCAGATTCACTAGAGAAATGACCTTCTTTGATCAGCcaggtaaaataaaaaacttgCTTATTTGTTGCCTGTGCTCCCCATGGATGCTGAGGCTGTGGACTTGCAGGCGCCTGAGGACAAGGAGGAAtctgctgctgggcactgcaTGTGTGATCTACCTGGGATTCCTCGTCAGCCAAGTGGGCCACGTTTTACCCCAGCATAAAGGAGGATACGAAACTATCAGTTCCAGAAGTCTCCAGGATGCAATGCAAACTGCTTTTCTGGGCATCCCACTGGACAGTACCCTGTCAGCACCCAGCTTCCAGGAACCCAGTCTGGGTGGCAATGGAACCTTGGTGCCACCTAATGTGGTTTATATTACCCTACGGTCCAAGCGCAGCAAGCCTGCCAATATCAGAGGCACGGTGAAGCCAAAGCACAGGAAGAAACATGCAGTCCCATTGTCCTATGGGCAGCACTTTCCAAAAGCCACTTTCACTGGCCAGAAAGAGATCTTTTTTcagcagctggggagggacattCACGCTATGGGTGCAATGGGAGCAGCAACAGCTCCGGAGGCAAAAAAACACCAACTGGATATACTCCAGCATAAAGAAATGGCAGTCAGGGAGAGGGTACACCAGAGACCTGGGGGGATTTCTGGAAGGATTAAGGCACAGCCTCAGCCTGAGGAAAGTAACATCAGGATTTACAGCGAGAGCTCTCCCTCGTGGCTGAGCAAAGAAGACATTCTAAGCATGCGTATGTTGGCAGATTCTCGGATAGAGAGCATCCAAAAACTACCTTCTCAAAAAGCTGTCCTGGTAGTATTTGAGAAGGGTCCCAGCACCACAGGAACTGCCTGTACTCAGGGGCACTGTGGCATCATCAAAAGACCCCTTGACATGAGTGAAGTGTTTGCCTTTCATTTGGATAGGATCTTGGGGCTAAACAGGAGCTTACCTTCTGTAAGCAGGAAATCGGAGTTCTTCCAAG ctGGTCAAGCGTGTCCTGTTATTCTCTGGGATTCTTCACTGAGTCCAACTGATAACAATACTCATTCTTCAGTGAGATTAACCTGGGGGAAATATCAACAACTactgaagcagaaatgctgGCAGAATGGTAAAGTTCCCAAAGATGAGTGGGGCTGTACTGAAATCCATCATCATGAGTGGTCCAAGATGGCagtctttgattttcttctgcag ATCTATAACCGGCTAGACAGACACTGCTGTGGATTCAGACCTCTGAAGGAGGATTCCTGTGTGCAGCAAGGACTGGTTCTGAGATGCAGTGATCAGGATGCTGTTGACTTGACGCACATAGTGCAGAGAACACATGATCAAAGGCACTTGACCTTTATAGACAATAAAGGTTTCTTTGACAGAAGTGAGGACAATCTCAACTTCAAAATTCTACAAGGAATCAATGA ATTCCCTGAGTCTGCAGTTTCAGTGCTGAGGAGCCAGCGTTTACGGGAGAAGTTACTTCAGTCTTTGTTCCTTGACAAAGTATACTGGGAGAGCCAAGGAGGCAGAAAAGGAATTGAAAAGCTTATTGATGTAATAGAAAGGAGGTCCAAAATTCTTCTTACTTACATAAATGCACACGGAGCCAAAATACTGCCCATGAATGAATGA